One window of Nymphaea colorata isolate Beijing-Zhang1983 chromosome 1, ASM883128v2, whole genome shotgun sequence genomic DNA carries:
- the LOC116245644 gene encoding transmembrane 9 superfamily member 1-like — translation MRSSVGSPSLWGLLLLLLLGSCAPCSASESDHRYQLEEPVTLWVNKVGPYNNPQETYNYYSLPFCHPAGNAAHKWGGLGEVLGGNELIDSQIDIKFRKNIDRTSICVLELDAPKVKQFKEAIENSYWFEFFMDDLPLWGFVGELHSDRSNDNRHMLWTHKNILIQYNGDQIIHVNLTQESAKSLEAGKTLELTYSVKWVSTNVTFAHRFDVYLDYPFFEHQIHWFSIFNSFMMVIFLTGLVFMILMRTLRNDYAKYAREDDDLETLERDVNEESGWKLVHGDVFRPARNLVLLSALVGTGAQLAMLVLLVIVLAIIGMLYIGRGAIVTTFIVCYALTSFISGYVSGGLYSRNGGKNWIKSMILTASLFPFMCFGIGFILNTIAIFYGSLAAIPFGTMVVVFIIWAFISFPLALLGTVVGRNWSGTPNNPCRVKTIPRPIPEKKWYLTPSVVSLMGGLLPFGSIFIEMYFVFTSFWNYKVYYVYGFMLLVFLILIIVTVCVTIVGTYFLLNAENYHWQWTSFLSAASTAVYVYLYSIYYYYVKTKMSGFFQTSFYFGYTLMFCLGLGILCGAVGYLGSTLFVRRIYRNIKCD, via the exons ATGCGTTCATCCGTGGGATCCCCCTCGCTCTGGGGGCTTctgcttctcctcctcctcggcAGCTGTGCTCCCTGTTCCGCCTCGGAGTCGGATCACAGG TATCAGTTGGAAGAACCAGTGACACTTTGGGTAAACAAGGTTGGACCTTATAATAATCCTCAGGAAACGTATAACTACTATAGCCTTCCATTTTGCCACCCAGCTGGCAATGCTGCACACAAATGGGGTGGTCTTGGTGAGGTTCTTGGAGGGAATGAACTCATTGACAGCCAGATCGACATAAAATTTAGAA AGAATATTGATCGTACATCAATTTGTGTACTTGAGCTGGATGCTCCCAAAGTGAAGCAGTTCAAAGAAGCAATAGAGAATAGTTATTGGTTCGAGTTTTTCATGG ATGACTTGCCTTTATGGG GTTTTGTTGGTGAGCTTCATTCTGATAGAAGCAATGACAATAGACATATGCTTTGGACACATAAGAATATTTTGATTCAGTACAATGGTGATCAG ATTATTCATGTAAATCTTACACAAGAAAGTGCAAAGTCTTTGGAAGCAGGAAAGACATTGGAACTTACTTATTCGGTCAAATGGGTCTCAACTAATGTTACGTTTGCACATCGTTTTGATGTTTACCTGGATTATCCTTTCTTTGAGCACCAG ATTCATTGGTTTTCCATCTTCAATTCATTCATGATGGTCATTTTCCTCACTGGTTTAGTTTTCATGATATTAATGCGAACTCTCAGAAATGACTACGCAAAGTATGCTCGAGAAGATGATGACCTGGAGACTTTG GAAAGGGATGTAAACGAAGAATCTGGATGGAAGCTGGTGCATGGTGATGTTTTCAGGCCTGCTCGTAATTTGGTTTTGCTTTCAGCACTTGTGGGTACCGGTGCACAGCTTGCAATGCTGGTTCTTCTTGTCATCGTGTTGGCCATTATTGGGATGTTGTACATAGG GAGAGGAGCTATTGTCACTACATTCATTGTCTGCTATGCATTGACCTCTTTCATTTCTGGCTATGTCAGTGGGGGACTTTATTCTCGAAATGGTG GGAAAAACTGGATCAAGTCAATGATCCTCACAgcttctctttttccatttaTGTGCTTTGGCATCGGCTTCATCCTCAATACAATTGCTATATTTTATGGATCTTTGGCTGCTATCCCCTTTGGAACAATGGTAGTTGTGTTTATCATCTGggctttcatttcatttcctcttgcacTTCTGGGTACAGTTGTTGGGAGGAATTGGAGTGGGACCCCAAATAATCCTTGCCGTGTTAAGACCATTCCTCGTCCAATTCCTGAAAAGAAGTGGTATCTGACACCTTCTGTTGTTTCTCTTATGGGTGGCCTGCTTCCCTTTGGAAGCATATTCATTGAGATGTACTTTGTATTCACGTCCTTCTGGAATTACAAG GTGTATTACGTATACGGTTTCATGTTGCTGGTGTTCCTGATCCTTATCATTGTGACAGTCTGCGTGACAATTGTTGGCacatatttcttgttgaatgctGAAAATTATCATTGGCAGTGGACTTCTTTCTTATCTGCAGCATCAACAGCTGTCTATGTCTACCTTTACTCCATATACTACTATTATGTGAAAACTAAGATGTCAGGATTCTTTCAGACCAGCTTCTACTTTGGCTATACACTCATGTTCTGTCTTGGTTTAGGAATCCTTTGTG GCGCTGTTGGCTATCTTGGGTCAACTTTGTTTGTGAGGAGAATCTACAGAAACATCAAGTGTGACTAG
- the LOC116262825 gene encoding transmembrane 9 superfamily member 1, with product MRPSAGSVSFSALLLLLILGNCAPSFASESDHKYQSDEPVTLWVNKVGPYNNPQETYNYYSLPFCQPAGNSAHKWGGLGEVLGGNELIDSQIDIKFRKNVDQTPICELELDAAKVKQFKEAIENSYWFEFFMDDLPLWGFVGELHSDRSNDNRHMLWTHKSILVQYNGDQIIHVNLTQESPKSLEAGKTLELTYSVKWVSTNVTFAHRFDVYLDYPFFEHQIHWFSIFNSFMMVIFLTGLVSMILMRTLRNDYAKYAREDDDLETLERDVSEESGWKLVHGDVFRPARNLVLLSALVGTGAQLAMLVLLVILLAIIGMLYIGRGAIVTTFIVCYALTSFIAGYVSGGLYSRNGGKSWIKSMILTASLFPFLCCGIGFILNTIAIFYGSLAAIPFGTMVVVFIIWAFISFPLALLGTVVGRNWSGAPNNPCRVKTIPRPIPEKKWYLTPSVVSLMGGLLPFGSIFIEMYFVFTSFWNYKVYYVYGFMLLVFLILVIVTVCVTIVGTYFLLNAENYHWQWTSFFSAASTAVYVYLYSIYYYYVKTKMSGFFQTSFYFGYTLMFCLGLGILCGAVGYLGSTLFVRRIYRNIKCD from the exons ATGCGTCCATCGGCCGGATCCGTGTCCTTCTCAGCGCTTCTCCTTCTCCTTATTCTCGGCAACTGTGCTCCTTCGTTCGCCTCCGAGTCGGATCACAAG TATCAATCAGATGAACCAGTGACGCTTTGGGTAAACAAGGTTGGACCTTATAATAATCCTCAAGAAACATACAACTACTATAGTCTTCCATTTTGCCAACCTGCTGGTAATTCTGCACACAAATGGGGTGGTCTTGGTGAGGTTCTTGGTGGAAATGAACTTATTGACAGCCAGATCGACATAAAGTTTAGAA AGAATGTTGATCAGACACCAATTTGTGAACTTGAGCTCGATGCTGCAAAAGTGAAGCAGTTTAAAGAAGCAATAGAGAATAGTTATTGGTTTGAGTTTTTCATGG ATGACTTGCCTTTATGGG GCTTTGTTGGTGAGCTTCATTCTGATAGAAGCAATGACAATAGGCATATGCTTTGGACACACAAGAGTATTTTGGTTCAATATAATGGTGATCAG ATTATTCATGTAAATCTTACACAAGAAAGTCCTAAATCTCTGGAAGCTGGAAAGACATTGGAACTCACCTATTCAGTCAAATGGGTCTCCACCAATGTTACCTTTGCACATCGTTTTGATGTTTACCTGGATTATCCTTTCTTTGAGCATCAG ATTCAttggttttccattttcaattctttCATGATGGTCATTTTCCTCACTGGTTTAGTCTCCATGATATTAATGCGGACTCTCAGAAATGACTATGCCAAGTATGCTCGAGAAGATGATGATCTAGAAACTTTG GAAAGGGATGTAAGTGAAGAATCTGGATGGAAGCTGGTGCATGGTGATGTTTTCAGGCCTGCTCGTAATTTGGTTTTGCTTTCAGCACTTGTGGGTACTGGTGCACAGCTTGCAATGCTGGTTCTTCTTGTCATCTTGTTGGCTATTATTGGCATGTTGTATATAGG GAGAGGAGCTATTGTCACCACATTTATTGTTTGTTATGCACTGACCTCTTTCATTGCTGGTTACGTAAGTGGAGGGCTTTATTCACGAAATGGTG GAAAAAGTTGGATCAAATCAATGATTCTCACAGCTTCACTTTTCCCATTCCTGTGCTGTGGAATTGGTTTCATCCTCAACACAATTGCTATATTCTATGGTTCCTTGGCTGCTATTCCCTTTGGAACGATGGTAGTTGTGTTTATCATCTGggctttcatttcatttcctcttgctcTTCTTGGTACGGTTGTTGGTAGAAACTGGAGTGGGGCCCCAAATAACCCATGCCGTGTCAAGACCATTCCCCGTCCCATTCCTGAAAAGAAATGGTATCTAACACCTTCGGTTGTTTCTCTTATGGGTGGCCTTCTTCCTTTTGGAAGCATATTCATTGAGATGTACTTTGTATTCACATCCTTCTGGAATTACAAG GTGTACTACGTGTATGGTTTCATGCTGCTGGTATTCCTGATCCTTGTTATTGTGACTGTCTGTGTCACAATCGTGGGCACATATTTCTTGTTAAATGCTGAAAACTATCATTGGCAATGGACGTCATTCTTCTCTGCAGCATCAACGGCTGTCTATGTTTACCTGTACTCCATATATTACTATTATGTTAAAACGAAGATGTCAGGCTTCTTCCAGACCAGCTTCTATTTTGGCTACACGCTCATGTTTTGTCTTGGTCTGGGGATCCTTTGTG GGGCTGTTGGCTATCTTGGGTCAACCTTGTTTGTGAGGAGGATCTACAGGAACATCAAGTGTGACTAG